The Columba livia isolate bColLiv1 breed racing homer chromosome 2, bColLiv1.pat.W.v2, whole genome shotgun sequence genome includes the window AGATGCCACAAAGGGGTGGAATCTGGTGGGATAACACCAACTCTGAGGTTCTACTCTGAGACTGGATTGTCAACCgctcaaaagagaaaaccacagATGTAGACAACACTTCTGAGGCTCTCCGATGTATGTACACACTTGTTTTAGGAACCAGGCAAATCCTTGCtacattatttccttttggaGAATTTAGCTGTTGCATTGCTATTATAcataaattttcttcttcagccttTCTGACTTCAGAATATCCTCAAAAACACAGGGGAACCTTCAAGAGgttaattgttttcttctgtcaaaTCTGTAGAAACTTGTAAATTAAACTGGTTGAACACCAATTACTAATCATCATTTCCATAGGATATTGTTTTTTACTGTATGCTGTAAAACCAATGAAATAAACATAAGCATTCTAATCACTTTTACGATGCTTATCAAATCGCTGCAGTAGAGCCTTCCATATGCTGCCTGGGATTGTCTGGTGCTTGCTTATGAGAGTCTGGATGGCAGTCTTGGTCTGAAAAGAGATGAGAAAGTTGCCATTATAGACCTGCTTATGCAAGGAGGAATAATATGATCACTGACTTCTTATCAGACGTTCAAGAGGTATTGGGAAACTCACACATAAGATctactttaaggaaaaaaaattgtcttttatATTAACTAGTTGTCCTAACAATACTTTCcttgaaaaggaaaggaataaaaatattgattGCAGTTTGGATAGGCTGAAATTATTGAGATTTACCAAACCTGGGCATTTTAAGTTTGTGTGATCTCCATCCCTGAAGGTTTTCATCAAAAGCATTGGATAAAGCCTGACTAACCTCATCTGATCTCACAGCTGACCTTGCTGGGACCAGGAATTTGGAGTAGGGATCTCCGTCTGTCCTTCCCAATATGAATTCTTCCGTAATTGAATCACATACAGAATGCACATAATGAGAGAATTTGTATGTAAATTCTGTTCATTTTTACTTTACATGAGATTCAAATGCAAGCTTGTGAAGAGAATGCATAAActgtgctgtatttccactaggtCTAAGAAAAAATCTCCCTTAGTTTTTCCTAATGTATTTAGTAAGGGTAGCTACATACGCCAGTGCTCTACCGCGGAGTGATGGTAGAATATCACTGGGAATATATCAAAAGAGTAGCCAAACCTTTCCTGAACAGATTAATGTCATGACTCCTTTCCAGAGCAGGATTGGATAGAGGTCAGCCAGACCGCTGGTCATCTCAAACCCCatttaagtttgtttgtttgtttgttagttttttaaCTATTATGAGCCATGTAAAACCTAACCCTACTCCCACTGAAGAGGATGGTCAAAGGCTTGACTTAGTAAAGCAAATCAATATCGTGGgaaatttccatttcagttttgCAGGCACACAAAATACTGTTCGTCAAAGAACAAGAACATGGGTAACTGTACAGGCATTCTTAGCACTAACATTGATCCCAGCCTCCTAAACCTGCTAAGACTGAATTCCAGGGCTTGCTGGGCCAGTTCCCTTGTAACAGACCAAACCTGTCTTTCTGGTTTCACTGCTGTGAAGCCCAGAACAATCTGCAGTagatcctttaaaaaaagaaagaaagaaagaaaagctaatCTTGCATCTTTTTGAGAGCAGCAAGGTGTTTTTTTACATCAGTGATTCCTGATAAATATTTTGATGTGTATATTCCTAGGCCataacagattattttcttttcggCACAAAGCCCTCCTTTCATCTTCTatgaaaagtttttaaaagtgcattttcTGTATAGAttagcattttgaaaaataccTAAACCCTGGATCTATAAACATTTTTATGCTCCTGGGCACCACTGATTTCACCAAGATTtacatacataaaatattttaatattttagatgCAAATcattttttcaacattttccttttgacaATGAAACTGAAGCTCTTGTGAAACTTTGTCTCTGGAGCCCTATGTTATTTAGAGAAGATTCTGAAAGGTATTTGTTAtatctgaaatatattttcctaGTTGCTCAAAATGGAACTTAAAACATAGTTTGCATCATTTCAGTTATCAAAGACAAAGGGAGAAACAAAGTGAGCAACCCAAGAAGACAGAGCTCACACATTCTGAAAGGTGAGGGCACCCCAATCAACTATTACTATGTCAATACGTGCTTGTAGGTATCCATAGATTAATTAATCCTGGAGCTTGACTGTCCATTGCTTTAACAAGCtagtaaaaatgtatttgtcttTATTCAAGCATACAAAAAGTTACTTTTGAGTGCACATATAATAGAGAGGTAAAAAAAGAGAGCTAACTGACCTTTTCAGCTAATTCCTCTGTAGTTATATTCGGATCATAAGGGATTGGCTCCCCAACATATGTGCGAAATTTAACTGGAAGTCCTCCGTACGGAGGGAAAATTGGCAGTCGAGTGTTTTCATACAGCTGCCTAAGAAATCCTGAAATAGTTGAAGGGTGGAAACAGTGAGATTATAGTAACAGAAAACATAAGGCAGACTTTAATTCTGATTAATATGGAAGaattcttaaaaatacatgCTTATCTGACAGTCGAGAAGAAATTACAGGATTTAGGTAACTGTCCACCAAAACAAAGCTCAATGGACTCAATAGATCACTGAAATAAGGGTGCATTAAAGAATGAAATCACCTAGCATGAAACAGTTATACACAAGCTATTTCTATATTTGAGATACCTCTTACCCACAGGAAGCATGTTAGAGAATCCAAAGTAAGCAGAAGTCTGAAAAGCACGATCTGAGAGAAAAATTAGAGAAATCTgagagaaaaatggagaaaacattccaaataattaaaatatattttaaagttcttacttctttctttaagtGTCCTATATCCTTCCCGGACATTCTGAGTATACATCGGAATGATGGGCTAaggaaacacattaaaaaatgaaaaagggtGGAAATGCTATATCAAGCTTGAATTTATGTTTTAGTGCCTGTTAATGCAGCTGAGAAAATAACTTGGATACAGAGGATAATTATCAGTTAGGCAAAAAACAAGGactctttttctaaaaaataaacttcagaatAGAAATCAAATTCTGTTTCTCAGCTCCCACAAACATTGCTGCATTAAAGTTACCATCTGTAAGGAAAATGACTGATATTGTATTAGAGGTTTATACCTTTCATTTTGAATGTACCTTGCAAAAGTTAACTGAGATTCTAAAAAAAATGACTTGTATGTTATATATTTATTCCAGTATTGCTGACTGAAACATAAAGTTTTGCAGTTTCTCTGTCTAAAGTTTACATCATGTGTGGTGAATAGGAAAGTATTCAGTTTGTGAAGTCTTGCGGAAAGCAAGTAGACATTCACATTTAGCTCATCTCATATGCTTCTCAAAGTAGTCTCACTGAAGCGATAATGTCTGGATAATactccactggaaaaaaaaatctgccaatCCCTTGGATAAATAAGGCAATTGCATTATTTGACCTGGACTAGAATTGCCTTCTGGAGGGCAGGTCCTTAGGCAGTTACAGAACAAGTTCACTGCATTATTGTGACTAAAAGGAAAGACACTTGAGACACCTGAACTTGAAACAGTCATGTCTTACAGCCTGAGGTAAGATTTCATAGTTTGTAAACAAACTGTGATTGTATCTGTACATACACTGACTTTTCCCCACTCCAttgttccttttcatttttttttaaacggtAGTTTGAGAATGATGTTGGAATTACTTGTCCAGAAGGTAATGAAGGAACAGCTTTTTGCTGTTAAGAATCACTACCACAGAACAGAAACCACAGgatgagaaaaagaacaaccaaGAAAAAGACCTGGCTAGAGTCTAACAAAGAACTCAAGCGATGGAAaccatttaaaggaaaaaaacaaaacattatggATAACAGAAATATCAAACGTACATGAAGTTGTAATAGTAAACCCTGTAGAATGAGACAGTATGGGAAATTATTAGAAATAAACCCTTAAAAATATCAGtaacatcttttaaaagcatACAACTACTGGACACTAAAAATACCACATTTAGGTTCAGTTACTAATTGAATACTATATGTCtagtatttaaaatgtttgaaatctGCCTGTCATACAGACAAAACACTTTAGATTTTAGAAATAGTGCCAGAGAAACATGTCTTCAAGTATAAAGAAATCTGGTGATCACAGAAGTTGCTCACATACAATGATCAGCCAATGAAATACAGAGTGGGTACCAGTGTTTGGTCCCTAAGCTGATGCAAATGGGTACACACATAAGAGCTTGTGTCTGTAAAGCAGCATGGTCGGATCTGCAGAAACCCTCAGAGGTAGATTTGCCGTGCTGGAACTGAGCCGGATCACACGCAACCGGCTTGGaaatcacaggatcacaggatagttgaggttggaagggacctctggagatcatctagtccaaactcCTTGCACATATATAAGAATTTTACAAACTGTAGTCCCTGTTTATCTTTTGCCTAACTAGatttgaacctttttttttttggtacagaTAAAATCCAGGGATCTTCCCCATTAGGCTGTCAAACTCCAGCCATAGGCAGATGGTATTTCTGATACTCAGGACCCTGGCATATATAAATTCAACAGACAAATATGTCTCAGAAGTTTATTGAGTCATAATCTTAAATAGCAACACTCTCCTTTTGTCACCTTAAGTAAGCAGAGTAGTTATATGAGATGAAGTGGAAACCTGCAGGCAAggactttgcttttcttcaactTTTTCAGTGGAAGAACTGTTGAACTTCCATAGCATTATAAGAAAAATGGGAATATCTATTCATATATAAagatgtttttgtcttgaaatCCCCATTCAAAGTCATCTGTGGCAGGTTATGAACAACCATATAGTCATTTTGAACACTGTAAACTGTCATCTTTGGTTGATGGTTACACTGTGTGtagaataaattttaaaaaaaaaggcacttgtAGTCCTCCCTTTCCTTCATCCAGGATCTGAATAAATATTagcaaaatatatattaattgcTACATGATAGAGTAAGTTCTGATAGTTTAGGTGAGTCTATCCCCAGTCTTCAGTCAACTTACAAGACTGATTTGGCCAGTATCAAAAAGGATGCAGCAAATCCAAACAGAAATAATCAAGTCTGTCCAAAGATGGAATCCAGGTCTTGTAACACTGTGGGCCTAACTTTATACAAGAAATGGCATATAAAGGTAATATTGCCCCCTCTACTGGTAAATGCAcagcacttctttttctttttctttttttcttttttttttttttaatctaaagtGTGTCTGATCATAGATTTTCAGAGAAATATCAAAGATGCCCAAAATTCAGTGGAGCCTGCAAGTTAATTACAGTGATTTCCACCATACTGGGATCCAGACAGACTTCCTgatcataaaaaataataataataaaaaaataatgtgcacAATAATAAGTGATACAAGAGCCAGGAGTGCTGTTGTAAAGATGAGCTCAGGCTAGCAGGTGTCAAAGGAAAACCTGTTCTCTCACATCTCCAAGTAACAGATAATCCTACATGGTATCTGTTTTACCAAACACGTTACACAAATTACCACAATAACTTTTCACACCACAGGAACCTTATCATCAATGAATACCtaattcattaaataaaaatttttaaaaagtaattaaaaaataaaaaactgttGATAGAAGGTACTAGCAATTTAAGGTACTACTATTCAGCTGTTTCTGTATGCTTCCAAATTACAGAAGACTGGGAGGAGTAAGAGGATTACAATCAAGGATTTTTTGTGATATGTTTTGATCAGGGTGGCACTCGGAATTAAGggaattcatatttttaattccatttttattttaaaaaacccttaTTATATTGTAGAATTACACTATAAGATTCCAAGTGAAGTGAAAGCATCTGGCAAAAGattgtttaaatatttggaGAAGCTTGAAATACAGATATGAAAGCACAATGATTAGAAATCACTCAAGTTATTAAAGTGACACCTCCTTCTGACTGTTCAAGTATATTATTAAATTAATACATAAGAGGAAAGATGgtaaaggaattaaaaatgcCCGAATGAATTTGACTGGGTTTATCCTACTCATATTCTGATAGTAGTGGTGGTGGTGTAGTAGTGATGGTGTAGAGCCCACACAATACATGAAATATTGTGACTAACATTACCAGCCCACACTTTTGAGAAAAAGGACAGGAACGGGAACAGAAATACAATacacatgcattttaaaaggcCACATAACAAGACGAATGAAGAGGTAGAAACAAAACTCCCAGCCTAAAATTACTTTATCCATTGGGTAATTGCCTCTAAATTTATTCTAGTGTTTAGTGATCTACCCACAAAATTTCAGTGATAAAGTTATGAAGAAATATTAACCTGAAGCATATATTTTGCAGCTCTAGGCACTTTGTTGTAGGAGCTGTACCACAAGAGACCAAAGCAAAGTTTGAGAAGCAACAAATCGGAAGGGGCAAGAAAGAGATACAACTgcacaaaaaaacctgaaaggGGTGGTAAGAAATTCAAGTTTCATGGGAAAAAACTCTCTGTACAGGTTCTCCTATAGAGACAGAAAACGATTGTTTATGTGGAAGGCCAAAGAAGAGCACTGGAACTGATGTATGGATCGAATTATGATTTAGATATTCTTaagaatgtaaagaaaaattatgtttgtGCAATTCatgagaaagcagcagaaagctcATGGCAGAACAGATGAAACCTGGATATGTACCAGTATTGTCAGACACAAAGAGCACTAAGTATGCAAAGCTTAAATTAAGACAGAAAAGTCATCTCTAGTGGTGATGATGATGAGAAGTGACAGGTAGGAAAAAGACAGGGTTGCTGCTCTTTCAGATCTGTGCCATCCccaataaaattatttcccagAGACTACATCAGAGAAGCAATCTCACACGTGGAATTAGATGGAAGAAGTCAGAGTCAGTGGTAGAAGTTTTTATGTATATATCATCATCCATATGGAAAATATAATGGAAACTGGCCATATGAACATTAGTGGAGTGCAAACCAACAGAAGCACATCTCTGGAGGATGCTGAGGATCTGACATCAACACTGAATGCACTTCAGTACTCAGTTTTTATGAGGAACTAATTCTTGTCCGGTACCATTGACTGAACATTTGCAACTGGAGAGTATTGGGTCCCACTTCTGGTTCTAGCATCAGCCCAAAGGAATGCAGCTCAGGTAATCTAACACATTCCATGATGTGAATAAAAGCATGGTAAGTgggagaaatggaaaaaatgcttGAAAAGCACACACAGGATTCAAACTCAGACACTGATGTAGATGCACCTGGTGTTAGTTGATGCAATCTTGAAAAACCATGAAGAAAAGTAAGGGTAAGAACAAAATTCTGGACTCTCCCAGAATATAAAAGAAGAtaaggaaaatacattaaagagCTGTAAGGAAATGACTGGATTTTTAGAAGTAAGATAAAGATATAAGTCTAGTAgatgagaaaaaagaatgaaacctTACAGCAATATGGGGAAGGACCACAGTGAAGATTCCTGACATACAGTCCAGACGCGAAATTTGATGCCTGCATGATAGAACTGTCAACATGGAACCATAGAGATGGATCCCTTGCAATAGTCAAGAAAAAGCTATACAGCTCCATAAAGTCCTTCCTCCCTATGGATCAATGTGCTTGACAAAAGTggtggggaaaggaaaataaatttttactcccaaacattttcttctgcctGGAAGACTTTCCAACAAACACTCCTAAACCGTGTTTTATGATGAAGCATGCATGCAATAAGCATAAACTGGGATTGGTAACATATCATACTCACCACTTTTGCATCTAGAGCAATCTGAGCAAAACCTTTTCGATTTCCCCACATGAGCTGATAACTTTCATCACTGAATAGCGCTTCTCTAACTCCACCTGGTGAGATGGACACCAAGTGTCCATTCTTCAGTGCAATGAGACACTCCTCCCTTGTACCTGGCATCACACGCATCACTTCCAATAATAATTTAAGTCCTGCAATAAGTAAGTAGCAAATACATATTATTATAGCAATACATCACAAATACTGCTTGCCTGTAGGAACAAGATTACAGCTAAATGAAAATCTAATAGCTATATATTTTGACTAAGGCAAATTTGTACAAAGGAAGTAAAACACCTACAGAGTAAATATTGGAAAAATGACAAATACATGACAGTGTTTTTGCCCAAAAGTTATCAAGATGAACGCACTTATCAGGAGCATCTCAATGAAGTAATGTCTCTACATGCTGTTTTCCATAATTATCAAAGCATCAGCCATGCAACTGAAACTGTGCATCATAGCTGAAAATCTGAAACAAACATCTattcctccctccttctttacaaatattttaatacagaaaaaaatgtcaattttcAATACAATAAAGCttgctacaaaaataaatacctgaCAGGCAACTATTTTAGtgctcttttaaaatgtcatgtttaacattttaaatgttgagGTTTAGAGTTGTTAAACTGAGTATTCTGTGGTTAAATTGAGAACTACTTGGATGGAATTGCACTGCTATATGACTTCTAAGATGCATGAATGACAGAAGCTAGCAGGGCAGTTTCAGCACTGCATGAACAGTTTGGTGAATCTCCTGCCTTTGTTTCCAGAAATGGGTTTTCTCCAAAAGACTGACCGAGAACCATAGAAGCACTCTATGCTTTCTTATGTTATTTTCACGTTTAAAATCTATCAGTTTGGAACTCCCATAGAGAGCTTCAGCAAATGAGAGTTTCCCCAGTCCTCAAATTCACTGTTCCAACAGCattgtttgaaaagaaattgtttATATCAATAAATATAAACAATTACAGACTACCAGAACTGGTGCAAATTTGACAAAAGGTCTGCAACAGAAGCCTTGGAAGACAGTGGAAAACACAATGCCACAGCTTGTAGTTGAATTATGTTTAATATTATTCAAGACATCATCTTTGATAGATCCTTCTGTCAAAAACAGATGTTGACTTGGTTTAATCCCTTTGTGAACCCACATGTATTCCTATGTTATCCTGCAGCCAAGAATGCTATATCCTTATTAACAGAAATATGATGTATCATATGAATTTATTATCACTTCTTATTCCACTTTTCTGGGTCACACAGAATTTTGTATCCCTCCGTCAGGCAAGACTTCCATCTTACGTACTAGTTGCACAGAAGCAGCCACACCAGGCCTCAGatcatccttttccttttcGTATCTTTACTACTTTGCAGCTTTTCTGAGATGGGGAGACCAGAATTCCACTCAGTATTCAAGATGTGGGCACCATATTAATTTTGTGTACATAATGGTATTTCTcggtttcttctttttcattataCACCTAAAATTCTGTTTGCCTTTTGGTGATTGCTGAGACTTAAGCTGACATATTCCTAAAGTCACCTAGAAAATCTAAAACCTAATTACATGTTTATGTGTTTagacttgttttctttccttgcgTGCTGCATTATAATACTGAGTTTCATCTACCATGTAATCAGCCAGTGATTCAGTATTGGTAGATAATTGTATTCTCTGTGTGGGCTTTtactgccttaaaaaaaaaaatggcaaatataAAGCTTTGTCACCTCACTACTGGTCTAGATTATGATTATTTTGAACAATGTAGGTGCCAGCACTGATTTTTATTGGTATACCTGGTGAATTCTCTTCTTCATGAAAATGAGCTGTTTACTCCTACCCTTTATTTCCTACCTTTTAACCAGTTATTCATTTACAAGAAGACTTCTACTATAACTTTAATTAATCCAACAGACTGAGCTTCAGCATATGCTCATGCACAGTCTTTAAAGAACCAATGTGTGAAGGGCAACATTTCTCTGCAAATGTGGGTAAGTATGGTAGAGCAAGAGAAGGTTTGGGAGAAGTTTCACTCAGTCTATTACTTTTAGCCACATTTTCTACTAATGCAGCAAATAGGGAGGCCTAATTTCCATTATTTGTAGCCTTTTTTACCAGATGCCTTGTTGGTAGCTTTTTTATAGGTTGACACCATGTTTGCCACCTTCTGTTCCTCTAGCATGAACATAATTTGAGCAATCACTTATGTGCACCTCAGTGGTCCAGAAGCTGCACAACTGAAGTATTGCTTGGTCCTGACAATAGTTTACTATACATTTGTAATAAAAATCTGCTACAGACAGTTCGGTTTGAAACAGTAACCTCTCATTTATCCCTTAAAAAAGAAGTCTCCTTTGCAAATATTCTGCTAAGCTTTATCGTCCTTTAGGGGTCGTATTAAAAGACAACCATCTCTTGATGACTTCATGCTTCTGATGTGTTTAGTACTACACAGTATTTACTAAGTGTGCCTTTAGCAAATTCTTTCTTGTCAACTGTCTAGAGGTGCCTTAATGTTCTTGCATCAAATTTGCTTGAGTTTAtgctctttgttttcagtgtttggacacaactttattttctgaagaatgtCCTTGTACCTTTAGATaccttattttattctttattattataACGGTTTTTAATATAAGTGGTATAAAGGTGCCTTTAAAATTTCTCCCTGTTAATCCTTCTGGATGCTCCTTCttcatgctttgtttttctagaaatgaattaggttttcttttctgtatgttCTCCTTTTCGCAATGGAATTATTGATTTCTTTCACATTCTACAATATGTGAATGTATTGTGGTGATCAGTATTACAGAGCTCTCTTCAACAGTAAAATCTTCAAAGAAGTTTGGTGTCCTACTCCAGGCTTTGATCAGAAGATAGATTTCATGTCATACCCCACTGGGATGTCTACCCAGTGTAGAGGGCAAGTAGGTAATTGATACCCTGATATTTATTGGGGTCTTCTGCACTCATAGCCCATTCCTGACCAGCCAGCACTGGGTCAATAATATAGTCCTATCTTATACTTTCTACTCAGGCGTGACATTTCATCCCAAAGGGATTATATAATGTCTGTTTGTCATCTTTGGATGGTCTCCAGTGTTTGTATGACCTTTCACTTAAAAGACAGGATATTCTACCCTGTTTGCCCTCCTGTGTCTACCAGCTTTTAGCTTAGAAGTCTAAAAGCAGTCTGTTAGTTTAAAAGCTCTCTTGGAAGTGTAGTAAATGTGAATTTCACCAAAACCAGCAACAGGTTGAGTTAATCCAGGATGCTTAAATACAAGAGAACATGTTCTTACCTGGTAAACGAAAGACAAAATGATCAGCTACTGACAGACAAAGTCTATTCTTCCAGAGAAACAGCCTAGACAAAAAGTAAAGATAGTCTACAGGAATAGCTCCATGGTAATACACAAGAATGCCCGGCCCTTCGGGTATGTTTTCCACACCATGAAGCTCATAACCTGTTTGGGATGAAAAGCAACACACTGAAAATTATAGCTGTAAATCATCTGgcaatttaaagaaaactgcATACTGTCCTTTGTTAAATGACTTTCAGAGAGCTGTGAAAGCCTGTGCAGTAGCTTCTAAAAGAATTAAATTCTGGATGGAACTTCAGGTCAATGGCAAAGAGAAAGCCCCTCAAAACACCACAGATTATCTGTGGACTAATTTGTTCATCAGTTTAATCACCAGATCAGACCTGAACCTGACATTTTCCCTAGTGAAAGGACTAGATTATTTCCCATTAGGAACTTTTCTCAGGCCGAAGTacaataagcaaacaaacaaacaaaccaaaacaaacaaaaaaacctgtacTGGTGTGAAACCACTTTATCAGCAGAACAAGGCAAACAAGCAATCAGGATGCTTTCCTGAAATATGAAAGTATGAATCTCTATTCTGTGTCAGACTGAATGTAAAGTTTGGGATTTAATGTAAGAAATAGTTTCTCTGTTTGAGGTGTTTAAGTCCAAACCAGAATCTGTAAGAATCCTAAAGAGAGGTTCTCTCCACAAGAGTTAAATGTATTCACTTCACCATGGAAGGGAATTTTCTCACAGACATGGACTTCTGTAATTGCCTTTCCTGGCTCTTCCTACATTTGATGTAGGTTTTAGGTGGAGCCAGCCTAGGAGACTAATGGATACAAAGGCTTGGGAAAACCACAGCTTCTACCAACTAAGAGCCCTGTTCTACCTTGTCCTGCCTTCATCTCCATCCGTGCTGCAGCTCCTATCATGAACTGTTTGGGGAGAAGGATGGGGATGTAGTGGGCAGAGTCCTAGGAAGAGGTGGAGAAGGTTTTATACTGCAGGATGTTCAAAGATTAATGGGGAAAGCTGTAAGGAGGGATAGCAACAGAGATAACAACTTCTTATTCTTCATCCCTAGGGCAGCAAAGTCTTGCTGATAGCCCTAAACTACATCTGTAGGAAGAACAAGATCCTAGCATGCAGATGAGGATTTTCCTAGGGAG containing:
- the LOC102084534 gene encoding DGAT1/2-independent enzyme synthesizing storage lipids isoform X2, producing the protein MIGRKGSCISGQIPMIDLSCLAYVLEEWTIVQYLKKYLFHVATVLLTISAILFFFIVPLTILFFIYLSNVLLLMYQRNNEVKADPSSDVWDSARKTIARFWDIYARIWHGYELHGVENIPEGPGILVYYHGAIPVDYLYFLSRLFLWKNRLCLSVADHFVFRLPGLKLLLEVMRVMPGTREECLIALKNGHLVSISPGGVREALFSDESYQLMWGNRKGFAQIALDAKVPIIPMYTQNVREGYRTLKERRFLRQLYENTRLPIFPPYGGLPVKFRTYVGEPIPYDPNITTEELAEKTKTAIQTLISKHQTIPGSIWKALLQRFDKHRKSD
- the LOC102084534 gene encoding DGAT1/2-independent enzyme synthesizing storage lipids isoform X1, which gives rise to MIGRKGSCISGQIPMIDLSCLAYVLEEWTIVQYLKKYLFHVATVLLTISAILFFFIVPLTILFFIYLSNVLLLMYQRNNEVKADPSSDVWDSARKTIARFWDIYARIWHGYELHGVENIPEGPGILVYYHGAIPVDYLYFLSRLFLWKNRLCLSVADHFVFRLPGLKLLLEVMRVMPGTREECLIALKNGHLVSISPGGVREALFSDESYQLMWGNRKGFAQIALDAKVPIIPMYTQNVREGYRTLKERNRAFQTSAYFGFSNMLPVGFLRQLYENTRLPIFPPYGGLPVKFRTYVGEPIPYDPNITTEELAEKTKTAIQTLISKHQTIPGSIWKALLQRFDKHRKSD